A window from Drosophila yakuba strain Tai18E2 chromosome 3L, Prin_Dyak_Tai18E2_2.1, whole genome shotgun sequence encodes these proteins:
- the LOC6534766 gene encoding hippocampus abundant transcript 1 protein, whose product MFKIGLNRLLVSLASISGIGKPRVRHILVVVFLEHFAWGLLTMPMIATLKETFPDHTFLMNGLVMGVKGILSFLSAPLIGALSDMYGRKVLLLITVIFTCLPIPMMTIDNWWFFVISSTSGVLGVSFSVVFAYVADVTTKDERSRSYGLVSATFAASLVIAPFLGNLIMDLYGINTVVLVATLVSTTNVMFVLVAVPESLLKNVRSTGLSWKQADPFLALRRVGSDPNILLLCIVVFMFLLPEAGEYSSVPAYLKLTMGFDFKELSTLVALMAILSISINLTLGSIVKTLGAKKVIILGLLLELLQLILYATGHEKWQMWLAGNVAALSSITFPAVSFYVSLYTDDETQGAVQGMITGMSGLCSGLGPALFGIVFYLSDMDLSEDRILIRSVSGDRTVAGPFMLGAISVFIGILLALYIPDEKVSKEKRGEFSALKYIIEMEEASIL is encoded by the coding sequence ATGTTCAAGATCGGTCTGAATCGGTTACTCGTATCGCTGGCCTCCATTTCGGGAATTGGAAAGCCAAGAGTTAGACACATATTGGTAGTTGTTTTTCTGGAACACTTCGCCTGGGGCCTTCTGACAATGCCTATGATAGCCACCTTAAAGGAAACCTTCCCCGACCACACGTTCCTAATGAACGGATTAGTCATGGGTGTCAAGGGAATACTCTCGTTTCTATCGGCGCCCCTGATCGGAGCTTTATCGGATATGTATGGGCGGAAAGTGCTGCTCCTTATAACAGTGATCTTCACTTGCTTACCAATCCCCATGATGACCATCGATAACTGGTGGTTCTTTGTGATCAGTTCGACTAGTGGAGTTTTGGGCGTTAGCTTCTCGGTGGTTTTTGCCTATGTAGCGGATGTCACCACAAAGGACGAGCGCTCTAGATCCTATGGATTGGTATCGGCCACCTTTGCTGCCAGTTTGGTGATCGCCCCATTTTTGGGCAATCTCATTATGGATCTTTACGGAATTAATACTGTGGTCTTAGTAGCGACTTTGGTCTCCACAACAAACGTGATGTTTGTACTTGTGGCTGTTCCCGAAAGTTTACTAAAAAACGTTAGATCCACTGGATTGAGCTGGAAACAAGCTGATCCTTTTCTAGCACTACGAAGAGTGGGTTCGGATCCCAATATCCTGCTATTGTGCATAGTGGTATTTATGTTTCTACTGCCCGAAGCTGGGGAATATTCCAGTGTGCCAGCCTATCTAAAACTAACAATGGGATTTGATTTTAAGGAACTCTCCACGTTGGTGGCTTTAATGGCTATATTAAGCATTTCGATAAACTTGACTTTGGGATCTATAGTGAAAACATTGGGTGCCAAGAAAGTTATAATACTGGGATTACTTCTGGAACTGCTGCAACTAATACTGTACGCCACAGGACACGAAAAGTGGCAAATGTGGCTAGCTGGCAATGTAGCTGCCCTGAGTTCCATCACTTTTCCGGCAGTGAGTTTCTATGTATCGCTCTACACGGATGACGAAACTCAGGGAGCAGTTCAGGGAATGATCACGGGAATGTCGGGACTATGCAGTGGACTTGGACCCGCCCTGTTTGGTATCGTATTCTACTTATCCGACATGGATTTGAGCGAGGATCGGATTTTGATACGGAGTGTAAGTGGAGATCGCACAGTGGCCGGTCCCTTTATGCTTGGAGCTATCTCTGTGTTTATTGGCATTCTGTTGGCATTGTATATCCCAGATGAAAAGGTTTCCAAGGAAAAGAGAGGGGAATTTTCCGCCCTAAAGTATATCATTGAAATGGAGGAGGCGTCCATTTTatag
- the LOC6534767 gene encoding hippocampus abundant transcript 1 protein, which translates to MCNLNSKLELSGYSGDSQFADRTLIMAQLKFLRPLVKLLVNRPGIGKASVWHAVIVTFMHYFSWGLLTVPFIEKLSLSFGNHVLLADGLVYGVRGILGFVTTPVMGAISDFRGRKVVMLLAVATTYAPIPFMMLKSWWFFAILTVSSICGNTYSASLAYVADVTSVQHRSKGYGIVAASFGAGIAFSPSLGNYLMKSFGSGSVILIATITGLINILFIIYAVPESLVLKEKKVMLDEINDNQVDDKNVDLHSKEKKEILNGKQKLNDNVLANKSKYNPSQNLVSNKEQNQEINKEEENVQNDLTEMEKSDNGTLNTSDLWEGLRKSRKDRNLLVIYLIAFLSIWPFAGVDSTAPVYLKTNMGFEYEEVSMMLGLLSVLAITSNLLLGYIMNIVGAKWSIRLGLLLLLSQLLFFVFGTHHWMYWLSSILAAMATIIPAASNAVASIYASPENLGAVLGIISGIECLSEGVGPAFFGLLFFLSEDDSQKNLKVNSPIPLPYIIGAISVLVAVVLSGFIQKANLKKEEAGTDNKNNL; encoded by the coding sequence ATGTGTAATTTGAATTCTAAACTGGAGTTGTCAGGCTATTCTGGCGATAGCCAGTTCGCGGACAGAACACTTATAATGGCGCAGTTGAAGTTTCTGAGACCCCTTGTAAAATTGTTGGTCAATCGTCCCGGAATCGGAAAAGCCAGTGTTTGGCACGCGGTGATTGTTACGTTTATGCACTACTTTTCCTGGGGTCTTCTGACCGTGCCCTTCATCGAAAAACTCTCGTTATCCTTTGGAAATCACGTCCTTCTCGCCGATGGACTGGTTTACGGAGTTAGAGGAATCCTGGGATTTGTGACTACACCTGTGATGGGCGCCATTTCTGATTTCCGTGGCCGAAAAGTGGTGATGTTGCTGGCCGTGGCAACCACTTACGCGCCGATTCCATTCATGATGTTGAAGAGTTGGTGGTTCTTCGCCATACTTACCGTGAGCTCCATCTGTGGGAACACTTACTCGGCTTCACTGGCCTATGTGGCGGATGTGACCAGTGTGCAGCATCGTTCAAAAGGATATGGCATTGTGGCGGCCAGTTTTGGTGCTGGAATAGCTTTTTCCCCATCGTTGGGGAACTATTTGATGAAATCGTTCGGGTCCGGATCAGTTATTTTGATTGCTACCATCACTGGGTTGATCAATATCTTGTTTATCATATATGCAGTGCCAGAGAGTTTGgttttaaaggaaaaaaaggtTATGCTGGATGAAATTAATGATAACCAAGTGGATGACAAGAATGTGGACTTACATTCAAAGGAAAAGAAAGAGATcttaaatggaaaacaaaagttgaATGATAATGTTTTAGCGAACAAATCCAAATACAATCCCTCACAGAATCTAGTCAGCAATAAAGAGCAGAACCAAGAGATCaacaaagaagaagaaaacgTACAGAATGATTTAACTGAAATGGAGAAAAGTGATAATGGCACCTTAAACACCTCCGATCTTTGGGAAGGGCTGCGTAAAAGCCGTAAGGATAGGAACCTGCTCGTAATATACCTCATAGCATTCCTGTCCATTTGGCCCTTTGCGGGAGTGGATTCTACTGCTCCAGTATATCTGAAAACTAATATGGGATTTGAATATGAGGAGGTCTCCATGATGTTGGGACTACTGTCTGTGCTGGCGATCACATCCAATCTTCTCCTGGGTTACATTATGAACATAGTAGGGGCCAAGTGGTCCATCCGACTGGGATTACTACTCCTGCTATCGCAGCTGCTATTCTTCGTCTTTGGAACTCATCATTGGATGTACTGGTTAAGCAGTATTTTGGCCGCCATGGCAACAATTATTCCCGCTGCCAGTAATGCGGTGGCTTCCATCTATGCCAGTCCCGAAAATCTAGGGGCTGTTCTGGGTATTATCTCTGGAATCGAGTGCTTGAGCGAAGGTGTGGGTCCTGCCTTTTTCGGATTACTCTTCTTCCTTTCCGAGGATGATTCGCAGAAGAATCTCAAAGTTAATTCACCAATTCCATTGCCTTACATCATAGGTGCCATTAGTGTACTTGTGGCAGTTGTCTTGAGCGGTTTCATTCAAAAGGCTAATCTTAAAAAGGAAGAAGCTGGAACCGATAACAAAAACAATCTTTAA
- the LOC6534768 gene encoding hippocampus abundant transcript 1 protein, with the protein MAQLKFLRPLVKLLVNRPGIGKASVWHAVIVTFMHYFSWGLLTVPFIEKLSLSFGNHVLLADGLVYGVRGILGFVTTPVMGAISDFRGRKVVMLLAVATTYAPIPFMMLKSWWFFAILTVSSICGNTYSASLAYVADVTSVEHRSKGYGIVAASFGAGIAFSPSLGNYLMKSFGSGSVILIATITGLINILFIIYAVPESLVLKEKKVMLDEINDNQVDDKNSKEKKEILNGKQKLNDNVLANKSKYNPSQNLVSNKEQNQEINKEEENVQNDLTEMEKSDNGTLNTSDLWEGLRKSRKDKNLLVIYLIIFLSIWPFAGVDSTAPVYLKTNMGFEYEEVSMMLGLLSVLAITSNLLLGYIMKIVGAKWSIRLGLLLLLSQLLFFVFGTHHWMYWLSSILAAMATIIPAASNAVASIYASPENLGAVLGIISGIECLSEGLGPAFFGVLFFIFQDDSENNLKVNSPIPMPFVISAIAVFVAIVLTGFIKMETVEKEPLIYKILDDATEDELEPLTKTTFEDENIFGYVKLEIDDYYDSDCRERSFK; encoded by the coding sequence ATGGCGCAGTTGAAGTTTCTGAGACCCCTTGTAAAATTGTTGGTCAATCGTCCCGGAATCGGAAAAGCCAGTGTTTGGCACGCGGTGATTGTTACGTTTATGCACTACTTTTCCTGGGGTCTTCTGACCGTGCCCTTCATCGAAAAACTCTCGTTATCCTTTGGAAATCACGTCCTTCTCGCCGATGGACTGGTTTACGGAGTTAGAGGAATCCTGGGATTTGTGACTACACCTGTGATGGGCGCCATTTCTGATTTCCGTGGCCGAAAAGTGGTGATGTTGCTGGCCGTGGCAACCACTTACGCGCCGATTCCATTCATGATGTTGAAGAGTTGGTGGTTCTTCGCCATACTCACCGTGAGCTCCATCTGTGGGAACACTTACTCGGCTTCACTGGCCTATGTGGCGGATGTGACCAGTGTGGAGCATCGTTCAAAAGGATATGGCATTGTGGCGGCCAGTTTTGGTGCTGGAATAGCTTTTTCCCCATCGTTGGGGAACTATTTGATGAAATCGTTCGGGTCCGGATCAGTTATTTTGATTGCTACCATCACTGGGTTGATCAATATCTTGTTTATCATATATGCAGTGCCAGAGAGTTTGgttttaaaggaaaaaaaggtTATGCTGGATGAAATTAATGATAACCAAGTGGATGACAAGAATTCAAAGGAAAAGAAAGAGATcttaaatggaaaacaaaagttgaATGATAATGTTTTAGCGAACAAATCCAAATACAATCCCTCACAGAATCTAGTCAGCAATAAAGAGCAGAACCAAGAGATCaacaaagaagaagaaaacgTACAGAATGATTTAACTGAAATGGAGAAAAGTGATAATGGCACCTTAAACACCTCCGATCTTTGGGAAGGGCTGCGTAAAAGCCGTAAGGATAAGAACTTGCTCGTGATATATCTCATAATATTCCTGTCCATTTGGCCCTTTGCGGGAGTGGATTCTACTGCGCCAGTATATCTGAAAACTAATATGGGATTTGAATATGAGGAGGTCTCCATGATGTTGGGACTACTGTCTGTGCTGGCGATCACATCCAATCTTCTCCTGGGTTACATTATGAAAATAGTAGGGGCCAAGTGGTCCATCCGACTGGGATTACTACTCCTGCTATCGCAGCTGCTATTCTTCGTCTTTGGAACTCATCATTGGATGTACTGGTTAAGCAGTATTTTGGCCGCCATGGCAACAATTATTCCCGCTGCCAGTAATGCGGTGGCTTCCATCTATGCCAGTCCCGAAAATCTAGGGGCTGTTCTGGGTATTATCTCTGGAATCGAGTGCCTGAGCGAGGGTTTGGGACCAGCCTTTTTCGGAGTACTCTTCTTCATTTTCCAGGATGATTCGGAGAATAATCTCAAAGTTAATTCACCAATTCCAATGCCCTTTGTCATAAGTGCCATCGCCGTATTCGTGGCCATCGTCTTGACAGGTTTTATTAAAATGGAAACTGTTGAAAAGGAACCATTGATCTACAAGATCTTAGACGACGCCACCGAGGATGAGCTAGAACCACTTACGAAAACAACATTTGAagatgaaaatatttttggctaTGTAAAACTCGAGATAGATGACTACTATGATTCAGATTGTAGAGAACGTagctttaaataa